One genomic window of Brevundimonas vesicularis includes the following:
- a CDS encoding type II toxin-antitoxin system RelE/ParE family toxin — translation MRHVEWSQVALAQYHSAIDYLAERNADAAQDVADRIRDTINALARRPIGRPGERSGTYEKAVLRTSYIIIYSLVGGANDSLRVLRVYHTAQNWTDWSPTPDEEV, via the coding sequence TTGAGGCACGTCGAGTGGTCGCAGGTCGCCTTGGCGCAGTACCATTCCGCTATCGACTATCTCGCGGAACGTAATGCCGATGCGGCGCAGGATGTGGCGGATCGCATCCGAGACACGATCAACGCCTTGGCGCGTCGACCGATCGGGCGTCCGGGAGAGCGGTCAGGCACCTATGAAAAGGCGGTGCTGCGCACGTCCTACATCATCATCTACAGTCTTGTGGGCGGTGCGAACGACAGCCTGCGTGTCTTGCGGGTCTACCACACCGCCCAGAACTGGACCGATTGGTCGCCGACGCCTGACGAGGAGGTCTAG
- a CDS encoding replicative DNA helicase: protein MNAFAPMPFSSSPMDAGGVTSMPHNLEAEQALLGSLMFDNAVFERLNDRLRGSHFYEPFHQRLFDAIEDHIRQGLLAEPTILMERFKQDPAFQEFGGLRYLADLVDRAPPAANAPDYARVVYDLALRRDLIRIGGDMIKEAPNPETPADEQIEQAEQTLYSLAETGKPSSGFVSFSNALSGAVQMAAEAYQREGKLAGLATGLNDLDRKLGGLHPSDLLILAGRPSMGKTALATNMAFNVARAYQWEPTPEGRKTVNGGVVAFYSLEMSAEQLAMRILADASGVSSDKLRKGEIDATDFGKLRDAAVEIGESPLYIDATGGLSISKLAARARRLKRMEHGLDLIIVDYLQLVTTGNSGGQKNRVQEVSEITGGLKALAKELSVPIIALSQLSRQVEQRDDKRPQLSDLRESGSIEQDADCVMFVYRESYYLGRAEPREGTEEHLQWQQDMDRLQGQAEVVIGKQRHGPIGIVKLAFDADTVRFGNLAHGYEEVSYE from the coding sequence ATGAACGCCTTCGCCCCCATGCCCTTTTCGTCTTCGCCCATGGACGCCGGCGGCGTCACTTCGATGCCGCACAATCTGGAGGCCGAGCAGGCGCTGCTGGGCTCGCTGATGTTCGACAACGCCGTGTTCGAGCGGTTGAACGACCGGCTGCGCGGCTCGCACTTCTACGAACCCTTCCACCAGCGGCTGTTCGACGCGATCGAGGACCATATCCGCCAAGGCTTGCTAGCCGAGCCCACCATCCTGATGGAGCGGTTCAAGCAGGACCCGGCGTTCCAGGAGTTCGGCGGCCTCCGTTACCTCGCCGACCTGGTCGATCGGGCGCCGCCCGCCGCCAACGCTCCCGACTATGCGCGCGTCGTCTATGACCTGGCGCTGCGCCGCGACCTGATCCGCATCGGCGGCGACATGATCAAGGAGGCGCCCAATCCGGAGACGCCCGCCGACGAGCAGATCGAACAGGCCGAACAGACCCTGTATTCGCTGGCCGAGACGGGCAAGCCCTCGTCCGGTTTCGTCAGCTTCTCCAACGCCTTGTCCGGCGCCGTTCAGATGGCGGCCGAAGCCTATCAGCGCGAAGGCAAGCTGGCCGGCCTCGCCACCGGCCTGAACGATCTGGACCGCAAACTGGGCGGCCTGCACCCATCCGACCTGCTGATCCTCGCCGGCCGTCCGTCGATGGGCAAGACGGCGCTCGCGACCAACATGGCCTTCAACGTAGCGCGCGCCTATCAGTGGGAGCCGACGCCGGAGGGCCGCAAGACGGTCAACGGCGGCGTCGTCGCCTTCTATTCTCTGGAAATGAGCGCCGAACAGCTGGCGATGCGTATTCTGGCCGATGCGTCCGGCGTGTCGTCGGACAAGCTGCGCAAGGGCGAAATCGACGCAACCGACTTCGGCAAGCTGCGCGACGCGGCGGTCGAGATCGGCGAAAGCCCCCTCTACATCGACGCCACCGGCGGCCTGTCCATCTCCAAGCTGGCGGCCCGCGCGCGCCGCCTGAAGCGCATGGAGCATGGGCTGGACCTGATCATCGTCGACTATCTGCAGCTGGTCACGACCGGCAACAGCGGGGGCCAGAAGAACCGCGTGCAGGAGGTGTCCGAAATCACCGGCGGACTAAAGGCCCTGGCCAAGGAGCTGTCGGTGCCGATCATCGCCCTGTCGCAGCTGTCGCGTCAGGTCGAGCAGCGCGACGACAAACGCCCCCAACTGTCGGACCTGCGCGAATCCGGCTCGATCGAGCAGGACGCCGACTGCGTGATGTTCGTCTATCGCGAGAGCTACTACTTGGGTCGAGCCGAGCCGCGCGAGGGGACCGAAGAACATCTGCAATGGCAGCAGGACATGGACCGCCTGCAAGGCCAGGCCGAGGTCGTCATCGGCAAGCAGCGCCACGGCCCGATCGGCATCGTCAAACTGGCCTTCGACGCCGACACCGTCCGCTTCGGCAACCTGGCGCACGGCTATGAGGAAGTCAGCTACGAGTAG
- the radA gene encoding DNA repair protein RadA: protein MARDSALYVCQSCGSVHSKWSGQCGSCGQWNTLSEESRSAPPGAIKPSAAASARTRGIQFETLQSDTPEPPRITTGVAEFDRVCGGGVVPGSAILLSGDPGVGKSTLLLEVAAKAALRGSRVAYISGEEAVEQIRARAKRMGLADAPVNLAAATALRDILGTLKRENFDIVIIDSVQTLWSDVHDSGPGSITQVRACAGELVRLAKSDGPAIVLVGHVTKDGQVAGPRVVEHLVDAVMTFEGERGYPFRILRAGKNRFGATDEIGVFEMGDAGLREVANPSALFLGEGKERAPGAAVFAGIEGSRPVLVEMQALVSKSAYGTPRRAVIGWETGRLAMVLAVLEARCGFGFGDQDVYLNVAGGLRINEPAADLAAAAALISSATGVSLPQGCVVFGEIGLSGEVRSVGRAEARLREAQKLGFDQVLSPTLTAKTKGVKVTSVTRLPDVVERISQNRY, encoded by the coding sequence ATGGCTCGCGATTCCGCCCTCTACGTCTGTCAGTCCTGCGGTTCGGTCCACAGCAAGTGGTCGGGCCAATGCGGCTCCTGCGGCCAGTGGAACACCTTGAGCGAAGAAAGCCGCTCGGCTCCGCCGGGCGCAATCAAGCCGTCGGCGGCGGCTTCGGCCCGGACGCGCGGCATCCAGTTCGAAACGCTTCAGTCCGACACGCCAGAGCCGCCGCGCATCACGACGGGCGTGGCCGAGTTCGACCGGGTCTGCGGCGGCGGCGTGGTGCCCGGCTCGGCCATCCTGCTCAGCGGCGATCCGGGCGTCGGCAAGTCGACCCTGTTGCTGGAGGTCGCGGCCAAGGCGGCGCTGCGGGGATCGCGCGTGGCCTACATCTCGGGCGAGGAAGCCGTCGAGCAGATCCGCGCCCGCGCCAAGCGGATGGGCCTGGCCGACGCCCCGGTCAATCTGGCGGCCGCCACGGCGCTGCGCGACATCCTGGGCACACTGAAGCGCGAGAATTTCGACATCGTCATCATCGATTCGGTTCAGACTCTTTGGTCCGACGTGCATGACAGCGGCCCCGGATCGATCACCCAGGTCAGGGCTTGCGCGGGCGAACTGGTGCGTCTGGCCAAGAGCGACGGCCCCGCCATCGTCCTGGTCGGCCACGTCACCAAGGACGGCCAGGTCGCTGGCCCCCGCGTCGTCGAACACCTGGTCGACGCGGTCATGACCTTCGAGGGCGAGCGCGGCTATCCGTTCCGCATCCTGCGCGCCGGCAAGAACCGCTTCGGCGCCACAGACGAGATCGGCGTGTTCGAAATGGGCGACGCCGGCCTGCGCGAGGTCGCCAACCCCTCCGCCCTCTTTCTGGGCGAGGGCAAGGAGCGCGCACCGGGCGCCGCCGTCTTCGCCGGGATCGAAGGCTCGCGCCCCGTCCTGGTCGAGATGCAGGCCCTGGTGTCCAAGTCCGCCTATGGCACGCCGCGCCGCGCCGTGATTGGCTGGGAGACGGGACGTCTGGCCATGGTGCTGGCCGTACTGGAGGCCCGCTGCGGCTTCGGCTTCGGCGATCAGGACGTCTATCTGAATGTCGCCGGGGGCTTACGCATCAACGAACCGGCAGCGGACCTCGCGGCGGCGGCGGCGCTGATCAGCTCGGCGACCGGCGTGTCCCTGCCCCAAGGCTGCGTCGTCTTCGGCGAAATCGGCCTGTCGGGCGAGGTTCGCAGCGTCGGCCGCGCCGAGGCCCGCCTGCGCGAAGCGCAAAAACTGGGCTTCGATCAGGTGCTCAGCCCGACTTTGACCGCCAAGACCAAGGGGGTGAAGGTGACATCCGTCACGCGCCTGCCGGATGTGGTCGAACGAATCTCGCAGAACCGCTATTAG
- a CDS encoding SDR family NAD(P)-dependent oxidoreductase, which yields MTDALPLNDCIALVVGASRGIGYESALALAKAGAHVIATARTQGGLEELDDAIFAATGRHATLIPFDLVDGGAIDRLGGAIFERFKKLDIWVHCAATMGPSGLTPVSHADPREFAKVEKTNFTAVYRLIRSLEPLLRASDAGRAIHFTTSVASAPKAFWGMYAATKAGAEALVKAWADEIESTPVRVSIVDPGRMRTAMRAQAYPGEDPSVLPHPSEIGPLVVDLARRGASAPLTIRFRDWAAGPTTEALV from the coding sequence ATGACCGACGCCCTGCCCCTGAACGACTGTATCGCCCTCGTCGTCGGCGCCTCGCGCGGCATCGGTTATGAGAGCGCCCTGGCGCTGGCCAAGGCCGGCGCCCACGTCATTGCGACGGCGCGCACCCAGGGCGGTCTGGAAGAGCTGGACGACGCCATCTTCGCCGCCACCGGGCGCCATGCGACCCTTATCCCGTTCGATCTGGTGGACGGCGGGGCCATCGACCGGCTGGGCGGCGCCATCTTCGAACGGTTCAAGAAGCTGGACATCTGGGTCCACTGCGCGGCCACCATGGGCCCCTCGGGCCTGACGCCGGTATCGCACGCCGACCCGCGCGAGTTCGCCAAGGTCGAAAAGACCAACTTCACCGCCGTCTATCGTCTGATCCGCTCGCTCGAGCCTCTGTTGCGCGCCTCCGACGCCGGCCGCGCCATCCACTTCACCACCAGCGTCGCCAGCGCGCCCAAGGCCTTCTGGGGTATGTACGCGGCGACCAAGGCCGGCGCCGAGGCCTTGGTGAAGGCTTGGGCCGACGAGATCGAGAGCACGCCCGTGCGCGTCAGCATCGTCGATCCCGGCCGGATGCGCACCGCCATGCGCGCCCAGGCCTATCCGGGCGAAGATCCGTCCGTCCTGCCCCACCCGTCCGAAATCGGCCCCCTGGTGGTCGATCTGGCCCGCCGCGGCGCCTCGGCCCCGCTGACGATCCGCTTCCGCGACTGGGCGGCCGGACCGACGACGGAAGCGCTGGTCTAG
- the alr gene encoding alanine racemase translates to MTASTPAVLSVDLNALARNYHTLEAVSGQPVHPVIKADGYGLGAQAVATRLMAEGARTFFVARAAEGARLRAALGADGPVIYVLDGCHGDDAAMLKASDLRPVLNHPAQIQAWRAAGGETCGLQIDTGMNRLGIRPEDAPEAFDGLALVLTHLACADEPANPMNRRQRDAFAGVLDRYPGVIRSFANSSGCFLGPDFAFDTVRPGICLYGGGPEGLPDPRIAPVATLTAEVLQVRDVPAGESVGYSRGYIAERPIKVATVAAGYADGLLRSYSPKGAVWIANETRPLLGRVSMDVCAVDITGLDVAVGDPVELFGPNRLLDDAAAAAGTISYELLTSITPRVPRVYSQ, encoded by the coding sequence ATGACCGCATCGACCCCCGCCGTCCTCTCCGTCGATCTGAACGCCCTCGCGCGCAACTATCACACGCTGGAGGCCGTCAGCGGCCAGCCGGTGCATCCGGTGATCAAGGCGGACGGCTATGGGCTGGGCGCGCAGGCCGTGGCGACGCGGCTGATGGCCGAGGGGGCGCGGACCTTCTTCGTGGCGCGGGCGGCGGAGGGCGCGCGGTTGCGGGCTGCCCTGGGCGCCGACGGTCCGGTGATCTATGTGCTCGACGGCTGTCACGGCGACGATGCGGCGATGCTGAAGGCGTCGGACCTGCGGCCCGTGCTGAACCATCCGGCGCAAATTCAGGCCTGGAGGGCGGCGGGCGGCGAGACCTGCGGCCTGCAGATCGACACCGGCATGAATCGGCTGGGTATTCGGCCAGAGGACGCACCTGAGGCGTTCGACGGCCTGGCCCTGGTCCTGACCCACCTCGCCTGCGCCGACGAACCGGCCAATCCGATGAACCGGCGCCAGCGTGACGCCTTTGCGGGCGTGCTGGATCGCTATCCGGGCGTGATCCGGTCGTTCGCCAACTCCAGCGGCTGTTTCCTGGGCCCGGACTTCGCCTTCGACACGGTGCGGCCGGGCATCTGTCTTTACGGCGGCGGACCGGAGGGGCTCCCCGATCCCCGGATCGCACCCGTGGCGACCCTGACGGCCGAGGTGCTCCAGGTTCGCGACGTGCCCGCCGGCGAGAGCGTCGGCTATTCGCGCGGCTATATCGCCGAGAGGCCGATCAAGGTCGCCACCGTGGCGGCCGGCTATGCGGATGGATTGCTGCGATCCTATTCGCCCAAGGGCGCCGTCTGGATCGCCAACGAGACCCGCCCGCTGCTGGGTCGGGTCTCGATGGATGTCTGCGCGGTGGACATCACCGGCCTGGATGTCGCAGTCGGCGACCCGGTCGAACTGTTCGGCCCGAACCGCCTGTTGGACGACGCCGCGGCCGCAGCGGGGACCATAAGCTACGAGCTGCTGACCTCGATCACCCCCCGCGTGCCGCGCGTCTATTCTCAGTAG
- a CDS encoding CvpA family protein produces MTGYDVFAIVVILFSVAAGWVRGGVREVITLLSATLAALVALIALPWTAGVTRAFVDPEWAGSILAAVLTFFVVYFGLRLVGSMMSKSAKDHPHLGVIDRIFGLFIGGVRALVLIGAVHLVIVAALPGERTPLWLGKAALYPVSAMGARMIQIVLPSIGRGADAITPVVDSSVRRGFSDEEALPPTQSQPNSRREAAP; encoded by the coding sequence GTGACCGGATACGACGTCTTCGCCATCGTGGTGATCCTGTTTTCCGTCGCCGCCGGCTGGGTGCGCGGCGGGGTGCGCGAGGTCATTACGCTGCTCAGCGCGACCCTGGCGGCCCTGGTCGCCCTGATCGCCCTGCCCTGGACCGCCGGCGTCACGCGCGCCTTCGTCGATCCCGAATGGGCCGGGTCGATTTTAGCCGCCGTCCTGACCTTCTTCGTCGTCTATTTCGGCCTGCGCCTGGTCGGTTCAATGATGTCCAAGAGCGCCAAGGACCATCCGCACCTCGGCGTCATCGACCGCATCTTCGGCCTGTTCATCGGCGGCGTCCGCGCGCTGGTCCTGATCGGCGCGGTGCATCTGGTCATCGTCGCAGCCCTGCCAGGCGAGCGCACCCCGCTCTGGCTCGGAAAGGCGGCCCTCTATCCGGTCAGCGCCATGGGCGCGCGGATGATCCAGATCGTCCTGCCCAGCATCGGGCGCGGCGCCGATGCGATCACGCCTGTCGTGGATTCGTCCGTACGCCGGGGGTTTTCCGACGAGGAAGCCTTGCCCCCGACGCAATCACAGCCTAACTCGCGCCGCGAAGCCGCCCCTTAA
- a CDS encoding Yip1 family protein, which translates to MTDPTTHSQPAVDPALVARVKGILLQPKSEWLKIDGEFATTKSLFTRYAMILAAIGPVCSLLGGQLMPIMGMKLSIVGAIVVALVSYGMSLLGVFLLGLIINALAPNFGGTPNKVQAMKLAVYSWTAAWLAGVFGLIPMLGIMAILGLYSFYLLFVGLPILMKVPEDKKVGYFIVTVIAGVVMYFIISAIVGAISMSFVAASVGMAGLAGMGAGY; encoded by the coding sequence ATGACCGATCCGACGACCCACTCCCAACCCGCTGTCGATCCGGCCCTGGTCGCGCGGGTCAAGGGCATATTGCTGCAACCCAAGTCTGAATGGCTGAAGATCGACGGCGAGTTCGCCACGACCAAAAGCCTGTTCACCCGCTATGCGATGATCCTGGCGGCGATCGGCCCGGTCTGTTCGCTGCTCGGCGGTCAGTTGATGCCGATCATGGGCATGAAGCTGTCGATCGTCGGCGCGATCGTCGTGGCGCTCGTCAGCTACGGCATGTCCCTGTTGGGGGTCTTCCTGCTGGGACTGATCATCAATGCGCTGGCGCCGAACTTCGGCGGGACGCCCAATAAGGTTCAGGCCATGAAACTGGCCGTCTATTCCTGGACCGCCGCTTGGCTGGCGGGCGTGTTCGGCCTGATCCCGATGCTGGGCATCATGGCCATCCTGGGCCTGTACAGCTTCTATCTGCTGTTCGTCGGCCTGCCGATTTTGATGAAAGTGCCGGAAGACAAGAAGGTCGGCTATTTCATCGTGACGGTGATCGCCGGCGTCGTGATGTATTTCATCATCTCGGCGATCGTAGGAGCCATTTCGATGAGCTTCGTCGCCGCGTCGGTCGGCATGGCCGGTCTTGCCGGAATGGGCGCCGGCTACTGA
- the purF gene encoding amidophosphoribosyltransferase, whose amino-acid sequence MRHHIADPVVHREHWREPEDDQLRLECGVCGVWGADEDEGSSVVALGLHALQHRGQEACGIASVKDERFYTERHQGLVGEAFGGADLMTRMPGRAAVGHTRYSTAGGSFLRNIQPMFADLDQGGIAIAHNGNLTNFKFLHAQLVSEGAIFQSTSDSEVILHLIARSRKAKIVDRFTDALARIEGGYALVAQTRTKMIGARDPLGIRPLVLGQLGDGWVLASETCALDMMGATFVRDVEHGEIVVIDDSGLRSLKPFPARAARPCLFEYVYFSRPDSVVNGRSVYEVRKEMGRGLARELGVEADIVVPVPDSGVPAALGYAQESGIPYEMGIIRSHYLGRTFIQPSQGARQKGVRMKHSPNKSALAGKRVVLIDDSIVRGTTSLKLVRAVRAAGATEVHLRSASPQILFPDFYGIDMPERAQLLAANKTLEEMRDMLEVDSLGFLSIDGLYRAMGETGRNAAAPQFTDHYFTGDYPTRLLDREIEEGGREFGAKQLSLLVSA is encoded by the coding sequence ATGCGCCACCATATCGCCGATCCCGTCGTTCACCGCGAGCACTGGCGCGAGCCGGAGGATGACCAGCTTCGCCTGGAATGCGGCGTCTGCGGCGTCTGGGGCGCGGACGAGGACGAAGGCTCTTCCGTCGTCGCCCTGGGTCTTCACGCCCTTCAGCATCGCGGCCAGGAAGCCTGCGGCATCGCCAGCGTCAAGGACGAGCGCTTCTACACCGAACGGCACCAGGGCCTGGTGGGCGAGGCCTTCGGCGGCGCCGACCTGATGACGCGGATGCCCGGCCGCGCGGCCGTGGGCCACACCCGCTACTCCACCGCCGGCGGCAGCTTCCTGCGCAACATCCAGCCGATGTTCGCCGATCTGGACCAGGGCGGCATAGCCATCGCCCATAACGGCAACCTGACCAACTTCAAATTCCTGCACGCCCAGTTGGTCAGCGAAGGCGCCATCTTCCAGTCGACCTCGGATTCCGAAGTCATCCTCCACCTGATCGCGCGCAGCCGCAAAGCCAAGATCGTCGATCGCTTCACCGACGCCCTGGCCCGGATCGAAGGCGGTTACGCCCTGGTGGCCCAGACCCGCACCAAGATGATCGGCGCGCGTGACCCGCTGGGCATCCGCCCGCTGGTGCTGGGCCAGTTGGGCGACGGCTGGGTTCTGGCGTCCGAGACCTGCGCCCTGGACATGATGGGCGCCACCTTCGTACGCGATGTCGAACACGGCGAGATCGTCGTCATCGACGACAGCGGCCTGCGCTCGCTCAAGCCCTTCCCCGCCCGCGCGGCGCGTCCCTGCCTGTTCGAATACGTCTATTTCTCGCGCCCGGATTCGGTCGTGAACGGCCGCTCCGTCTATGAGGTCCGCAAGGAAATGGGTCGCGGCCTCGCCCGCGAACTGGGCGTCGAGGCCGACATCGTCGTGCCCGTGCCCGATTCCGGCGTTCCGGCCGCCCTCGGCTACGCCCAGGAAAGCGGCATCCCCTACGAAATGGGCATCATCCGCAGCCACTATCTGGGCCGCACCTTCATCCAGCCCAGCCAGGGCGCCCGTCAAAAGGGTGTACGGATGAAGCACAGCCCCAACAAGTCGGCCCTGGCCGGAAAGCGCGTCGTGCTGATCGACGATTCCATTGTGCGCGGCACGACCTCGCTCAAACTGGTCCGCGCCGTGCGCGCCGCCGGCGCGACCGAGGTCCACCTGCGCTCGGCCAGCCCCCAGATCCTGTTCCCCGACTTCTACGGCATCGACATGCCCGAGCGCGCCCAGTTGCTGGCCGCCAACAAGACGCTGGAAGAGATGCGCGACATGCTGGAGGTCGATTCGCTCGGCTTCCTGTCCATCGACGGCCTGTACCGCGCGATGGGCGAGACCGGCCGCAACGCCGCCGCCCCGCAGTTCACCGACCACTATTTCACCGGCGACTATCCCACCCGCCTCCTGGATCGCGAGATCGAGGAAGGCGGCCGTGAGTTCGGCGCCAAACAGCTATCCTTGCTGGTCAGCGCCTGA
- a CDS encoding CopG family ribbon-helix-helix protein, producing the protein MAKSATLTLRVSQELKEKLGRYAEQTQRSPSAVAERGLEAFLDREMEMQIAIDAALDDFEHGRVVPHEEAMRQIQATIDRHRKTA; encoded by the coding sequence ATGGCGAAGTCGGCTACGCTTACCCTTCGGGTCAGCCAAGAACTGAAGGAGAAGCTCGGCCGCTATGCCGAGCAGACGCAGCGTTCGCCCTCGGCGGTCGCTGAACGCGGGCTCGAAGCTTTCCTGGATCGTGAAATGGAGATGCAGATCGCCATCGATGCAGCGCTCGACGATTTCGAACATGGTCGGGTCGTGCCGCACGAAGAGGCCATGCGTCAGATCCAGGCCACGATCGACAGGCATCGGAAGACCGCTTGA
- a CDS encoding oxidoreductase produces MTTTPQKTWLITGAARGLGAGIARAALDAGDRVVVAGRNREALIKAFGPDSDTVLSLPLDVTDTAAIAAAVEAVMARFGRIDVLVNNAGYGHLGIFEETSAQDARTQFDTNVFGLFDMTRAVLPIMRAQRSGHVFNISSIGGLMGGESGAIYCASKFAVEGFSESVAQEVRPFGVHLTIVEPGFFRTDFLDASSIRYGDNPIADYAEASRAIRAFYDARSHNQAGDPAKLGQALVILANAENPPVRWSAGTDAIGVVEMKADSLRAELEAWRDLSASTDGDFTFREEPRLGGAWG; encoded by the coding sequence ATGACAACAACCCCACAAAAGACCTGGCTCATCACCGGTGCGGCGCGTGGTCTGGGCGCCGGGATCGCCCGCGCGGCGCTGGACGCGGGCGACCGCGTCGTCGTCGCAGGTCGAAATCGCGAAGCCCTGATCAAGGCGTTCGGACCGGACAGCGACACGGTCCTGAGCCTGCCGTTGGACGTCACCGACACAGCCGCCATCGCCGCCGCCGTCGAGGCGGTCATGGCGCGCTTCGGCCGCATCGACGTCCTGGTGAACAATGCCGGCTATGGCCACCTCGGCATCTTCGAGGAAACGAGCGCACAGGATGCGCGCACCCAGTTCGACACCAATGTCTTCGGTCTGTTCGACATGACGCGCGCGGTGCTGCCGATCATGCGCGCGCAGAGGTCGGGCCATGTCTTCAACATCTCGTCCATCGGCGGTCTGATGGGCGGTGAGAGCGGCGCGATCTATTGCGCGTCCAAGTTCGCGGTCGAGGGCTTCAGCGAATCGGTCGCGCAAGAGGTGCGTCCGTTTGGCGTACATCTGACCATCGTCGAGCCGGGTTTCTTCCGCACCGACTTCCTCGACGCCTCGTCGATCCGATACGGCGACAACCCCATCGCCGACTATGCCGAAGCATCGCGTGCCATCCGCGCCTTCTATGACGCGCGCAGCCATAATCAGGCGGGCGATCCCGCGAAGCTGGGTCAGGCGCTGGTCATCTTGGCGAATGCGGAAAACCCGCCGGTGCGATGGTCTGCGGGCACGGACGCCATCGGCGTGGTCGAGATGAAGGCGGACAGCCTGAGGGCCGAACTGGAGGCTTGGCGCGATCTTTCAGCCTCAACCGATGGCGATTTCACCTTCCGCGAAGAGCCAAGGCTAGGCGGCGCCTGGGGCTGA